The Methanosarcina acetivorans C2A genome includes the window CAGAGTATACTTTACCATTGCTTCGTTTTTGTTTGAGCAGAGGATGAGGCCGATTGTGGGGTTGTCTCCGGGCTGCTTTTCTTCTTTTTCGAAGTACCGGACGTAGAAGTCTATCTGGCCTATGTCCTGGTGGGTGAGTTTGCCAAGTTTGAGGTCTATTAACACGAAGCACTTGAGGATGTAGTTGTAAAAAACAAGGTCGATGTAGTAATGATCTCCGTCAACCGTGATCCTTTTTTGACGTTCCACGAAGGCGAAGCCGGCTCCCAGTTCAAGGAGGAATTCCTGAAGGCGGCTGATGAGGAGGGCTTCAAGATCTTTTTCAAAAAAGTTTTGCTGCTGCTTTATGCCCAGAAATTCGAGGACATAGGGATCTTTGATCAGGTCTTTTGAGGTTTTTATCAGGTTGCCCTGGGTCGAGAGTTTCTTTACTTCGTCAGGGTCTTTGCTTAATGCGAGCCTTTCATAGAGCAGGGAATTGATCTGCCTTTCCAGTTCCCGTGTGCTCCATCTGTTTTTGGCAGTTTCAATAAGATAAAAGCCTCTTGCATCTTCATTTTTTACGCTGCTTAATAATCTGTAGTGAGTCCAGGACAATTCGCCAAGCAGTGCTTGGCGAATTGGGAATGCTGTGTAAAAGTTTCTCATGTACTTTAAATTCGACTTGTTGAAGCCTTTTCCGAATTCATTAGTCAATCTTTCGGCAAGTGTTTGAATAAGAAATGTTCCGTACTCTGC containing:
- a CDS encoding PDDEXK nuclease domain-containing protein; translated protein: MNEGLSRDFESIYAEVKNIIEHTRDNVYKSINSNLVLAYWNIGKIIVEEEQKGSNRAEYGTFLIQTLAERLTNEFGKGFNKSNLKYMRNFYTAFPIRQALLGELSWTHYRLLSSVKNEDARGFYLIETAKNRWSTRELERQINSLLYERLALSKDPDEVKKLSTQGNLIKTSKDLIKDPYVLEFLGIKQQQNFFEKDLEALLISRLQEFLLELGAGFAFVERQKRITVDGDHYYIDLVFYNYILKCFVLIDLKLGKLTHQDIGQIDFYVRYFEKEEKQPGDNPTIGLILCSNKNEAMVKYTLLNESKTLFASKYKLYLPSEEELKKELTRERELIEQEKRLADGK